The nucleotide window TCACAGGCCGATTTGATGCGCAAGCTGTCGGTCGCGGTCCGCTTCGCACCCGACAATCCACGTGTTTTGACGCTGGTTGCCGACATGGTCCTGTCGACCGCCCAGTCGGATAATCCCGAAGTCCAAAAGCTGCAACGCACCTTGGTCGAAGGATCGTCGCCCGGCGTGTCCCACTTCATCTTGGGGACCGGTGCGCTGATGCGTGGCAACCGAGAATCAGCGATGAAGCACCTGAAGATCGCGGCGGAACTGCTGCCGCAAAGTGCTGCGATCTTGAACAACTTGGCCGTCGCGATGACGACCCGTGACGACGCGGAATTGGAAGACGCCCTGGAACTGATCGAACGAGCGATCGAGCAGACGCAACCCAAGACGACGCCCCACTTCTACGAAACTCGCGGCCAGATTCTGTATCGTTTGGAACGTTATGACGAAGCGATTCCGGATCTGCTGCGTGCCTTGGCGGTCGATTCGCTGAAGCTGAACGCGCACAAAGCGTTGGCCGTTTGTTACGAAAAAATCGGTATGGAAGAAACCGCTCAAGGCCACCGCGATCAGATCGAAGCCATGGAATCCGAATCGGAGTCCGATCAGGATGGTGATGACGAAAACGAATTCGATCTGGGGCTGTAGTCCATGCACCGGCGGTGCGTTGTGCACCGCTCGGTCGCACGTCGTCCGTGACGATCTGATATCTTGATGCGCTTACGCTGCCGGCGGCTTCTTCTTAGCCGCCGGCCCATTCCGTCTGATTTGGGGCGTCGCGCATCGAATGGATCCCACCGCATCCACAACCGACGATCGGGTTGTCGGCCCGTCGGATGACCGCCCGCATCACCGCAGCGAACCCGAGCGCAGCGACGGTGCCATCGAAGCATCGTTTCAACCGATCCAGCGAAGCCGCTTGGTGCCACAGATATCGATCCGCTGGTTGTTTGCCGCCACGCTGGTCGGGGCGATTCTGTACGCGATTGCGAGGCAGGCTGGCGAAGGCGTGGCCATCGCGATCGCCTTCATGTCAGTGGCCGGGTATCTGGCGGCGTTCTTCGCAACACTGGGGCTTTTCTTCTTGATCGCATGGAGCTTCGCGGTCTTCTTTCGACGCGAAGATCCGGATGCGTTGGTGGGCAGCCCCTTCGCCGATGGCCAGTTGCCGCCTCAGTGGCTGCCGCCACGCGATCGTTCTTCCTAAGCCTGCAAAGAACCCGTCGGGACCTTGTCGCAGAAACCCGCATGCCCATGAAATCGAACCGAGTCGAAACAGGTGGTCGCCCAGTCGATCGGTGGCGGGGCAGTGTGACCGCGTCATTGATCTTTTTGGCATGCGGTTGTGTTGCGGCCATTGCGGATGGCCAGTCCAACAACGCACCCAATGTTGTCAATTCCAGGTTTCCGATTTCCGCCGCGCCAGCGTCCAATCAACGTTTTCAACGCATCCGTCTTCCACGTGCCGCCAACACCGCGTTGGGGTTCAGCGTGGTGGTGACGATCCCCGAATTCAATGAGGCCGGTTACCTGCCTGTCCACGTGACGCTTCGTTCGCCCCGAGCGTTTCCGGCCGATCGGAGTTTCGTCTTGCGGCTGGAACAACAACCCGCCGATGTCATCCCCGCGACGAATTTGGTGCAGATCGACATTCCGATTCGTGTTGCCGAGCGTTCGCAGTTCGTCAACGTCCATCACGCCGTGCCACGATACACCTGGAACCGGCCGATGACGGTGACGCTGATGGAATCTGGGATGCCGATTCCTGGTTGTCAGGCGACGCTAACCGGACCGGTCAATGGTCAAAGCCAGATGATTCGCGAAGCCACCTCGCGGGAACGTTTGGTGCGTCCACTTTGGATCAGCTCTACGGCATCCGCCCCCAATAACCAATGGATCGAATCATCGCCCTACGTCATCGATGATCTCGACCCCGATTCGACGCGTGGCCGACTGATGCGTTTGTTGGCGATGCGAAGTCGCATGCCGCTGGATCGATGGGGATGGACGCGAATCGATGCCGCGATGGCGTTTGCCGACTGGCGAATCTACAACCGGTTTTCCTGTGTCACGCTCAGTGATGCGACCCTGGGCACTTTGGCAAAGGATCGGATCGACCGAATCACGCCACTTTCCGATTGGGTCCTGTCCGGCGGCGCGTTGGTGGTGCTGGATTCGCCCAGCGTCCAGCAAACTCTTTCGACGCTTGGGCTGGGCGACGGCCGTGTGGCTGAACGTGATCCGCCGTCGGTCGACTGGACACCGGTCAATGCGGCCAAGTCCGCGGCGCAGCAAATGCTGGAACCGTCGATCGAAAACTGGGTTCTGTTGACCGATGGATTGCCGCCGCAGGCCGATGCGATGCAGACCGACAGCCAAATGAATCCCGCGTCGTATGGGCAGTACACCGAAACGATCAATCCGATGGTCCCGATGGCGGGATTCGAGGAATTCGGCGGTCGCGCTTTGCCCGTCTTGGACAAACAAGGCCGACGAATCCGTCTGCCGGCGGACGTGCGCGACGCCGTGATTGCGTTGCAGTCCGATATCGATGCCGACCGCCAGCTTTTCCGTCAATCCGGCGATACAAAGTGGTTTCGTGTCGGTGCCGGGGAACTGGTCGTGATCCCAGACAAGCGGAGGCCTTATTCCGCAATCGATTTGTCGTGGCCCGTCGTCCAAGCACAATTGGCGACACTGGATCACGTTCCGATCGTTCGCCGAGGCGTTGATCCGTTGATCGGCGATCAGCGTTACTTTCGATGGTTGATTCCCGGCGTATCCCAGCCGCCGGTGTACGCGTTCATCGGATTCCTGTCGGTCTTCGTCATTTGTGTCGGACCGCTGTCCTATTATTGGACCAGCAAGACGGGGCGTTTGCACTTGATGTATGCGATTGCTCCGGTGCTTGCGCTTGGAACCACTGGTGCACTGTTGGCGTATGGGGTGATCAGCGACGGGTTCGATGTGACCGCTCGTGCCCGCCAGATTACCGTCGTCGATGGAGTCACCGGGCATGCCACCCAGCGCGATCGCGTGACGTACTTTGCCGGGATGCAGCCTTCGGATGACCTGAAGTTCCTGGCCAGCGATGAAGTCTATCCGTATCGCCAAGGTGGTCAGCGCACAATGCACCAGATCGCCCAAGACTCGTTCCGGAACGTTCCGACTGTGTTGATCGATGACCAATATCAGCATTTCGACAGTCAATTTTTGCCATCGCGAGATCAACGCCAATTCGTCGCCCAGCGTGTGGTCCGCGATTTGGGAAAACTGTCCTGGGTGCGTCCCCCCGGACCCGAGATTCGTCCTGTGCTGGAGGTGCTGGAAACTGTTCAGCAGCAGCTTGACCCGATGTCTGATAACAGCAGCGATGAAGGCGAATCACAGCCGGACGTTCAGCCAGCGGAACCGATGCCGGCCTCACCGCCACCGGTGCTGTCCAACGGGCTTCCCTGGAAGCTGCAGAACTTGGTGATCCGTGGCGACGACAATCGCTATTGGTACGTTCCGGTGGTCAAAGCCGGCGAAGAAATCGAACTCCGGCAATTGAAAGATTCCGAAATCGGCAAAGCGTTGGGGATGGTGTTTCGCCAACAGCGTTTAAGCGGCAGCTATGAAATGGTGGATTGGAGTCGTTCCAGTTCCACTTACGGTCGCACCGCCACTCGGTATCGGGATCTGATTTATGATGTCATCCAGTCGGGCGTGTTCGGTCGTGCCGATTTGACGCGATATCAAGACGGGGCGTTGGAACGTGAACTGCAAGAACAATTGTTGTTTCAAAGTGCATTGCAACCGAACCAGTTTGTTGGCCTGGCACCTATCACCCGATCCGCCATCGCATTGGACGACGTGGAGGTGGTTGAAAGCATCCACTTTGTGATGGGGACGTTGCCGTGAACACACCCACGCCAAGTGACGCGTCCGCATCCGCATCGCCAGCGGTCGATGAGGGTCGCCCCAGCATCACGCCAGACGATCGGCCCAGCAATCGAATCGTTCCCAGCGTTCACACGGGCACCGGACCGTGTATCGAACTGAGGCGACTGCACCGGTTTTTCGGCAAAACCAAAGCGGTCAATGACATCTCATTTTCGGTCGATCCGGGCCACGTGTTCGGATACATCGGACCCAACGGCGCCGGAAAAACAACGTCGATGCGGATCCTGGCGACGCTGGATTTGCCCAGCTATGGCGACGCCTTTGTCGACGGCTTCAGTGTGGTCAACGACCCCGAATATGTCCGTCGTCGGCTGGGGTTCATGCCTGATTCGTTCGGCACCTATCGCGATGTGAACTGTCGCGAGTACTTGGACTTCTTCGCACGAGCCTATGGGTTGTCCGGCGACGATCGTCTGCGGCGTTTGCGTTGGGTGTTGAACTTCACCGGCACCGAGGGCATGGCCGAAAAACCCATTCGTGGGCTCAGCAAAGGCATGAAGCAACGTTTGTGTTTGGGGCGTGCCCTGATTCATGATCCGGCAGTTTTGATTTTGGACGAACCGGCGGCCGGACTGGACCCGCGAGCACGAATTCAATTACGGCGGATGATTCGTGAATTGGCCGACCGAGGAAAAACGATTCTGATCAGCAGTCACATTTTGACCGAACTAGCGGAAATCTGTGACACCGTTGGCATCATCGAACAAGGACAATTGTTGGCAACGGGGTCGGTCGAACAGATCCAACACCAACAGGCGTCGCACCGCGACTTGAAGATTCGAATTTTACAACGTGCCGATCAGGCCGCCCGTTGGTTGGAGCCTTTGGACCAAGTGGATTCCGTGGTGGTCGACGGCGAATTAGTGCGTTTTGAATTTCACGGCGACATTCAAGAACAAGCGGATTTGGTAGCCAAGTTGTGCGGTGAGGGTTTCCTGGTCGCCGAGATTGAATCTCATAAGAAAAGTCTGGAAGACGTCTTTCTGCAAGTCACCGAAGGGTTGGTGCAGTAGACCCACATCCAAACACCGGCAGATTCATGCGAAATAAAGCTGATCGCTTTGTTTAGGCATGAGTTGCCGAAATCAGGTGCCAAGTGGATTTTGGAAAGTAAAACACAGAGGCACCGAGGGCACAGAGAATCCGTCCGCGTACCTGCTCTGTGATCTCCGTGCCTCCGTGTTTCAAAAATCCCGCTCACTCCATCCAGGCTCAATTTTTGAAAACAATGGGAGCAGGATTCGATTCCTTTTCTCCAGCAGACAACGTGTGGGCTTGATGTGATCGATCGTCATGGCCCGGTCGACGATTTGCCCCCACAGGCGGTCGGTGTGACTCGGGTAAACGTGACGAGTGGTCCGGTTTTGAAATGATCCGCCATTTTGTTCAGTGGCCTGCGAAGTTTCCGAAAAGCGAAAATTGGTGGTCTCGGCAGTCCGGCGGCGCTTCTGTGGGGTTGAACACGATAAACTGGACCGGATCGATTTCGTGTTCGCCCTGACCCGGAGCCTCCGATTGTCGTTGAGTTCTTTTTCGTCCCGAAGCATTGAAACCCGTCCCACCACGGCCCGTTGGCGCCACGCCATGGTCGTAACTCTGGCGATTCTGTTGACTCTCGTTTCGTCGACCGACGCCGCGGATCTGGCCACTGCCGAACTGCTGTACCGCACCGGTGA belongs to Crateriforma spongiae and includes:
- a CDS encoding ABC transporter ATP-binding protein, giving the protein MVPSVHTGTGPCIELRRLHRFFGKTKAVNDISFSVDPGHVFGYIGPNGAGKTTSMRILATLDLPSYGDAFVDGFSVVNDPEYVRRRLGFMPDSFGTYRDVNCREYLDFFARAYGLSGDDRLRRLRWVLNFTGTEGMAEKPIRGLSKGMKQRLCLGRALIHDPAVLILDEPAAGLDPRARIQLRRMIRELADRGKTILISSHILTELAEICDTVGIIEQGQLLATGSVEQIQHQQASHRDLKIRILQRADQAARWLEPLDQVDSVVVDGELVRFEFHGDIQEQADLVAKLCGEGFLVAEIESHKKSLEDVFLQVTEGLVQ